One stretch of Bacteroidota bacterium DNA includes these proteins:
- the secG gene encoding preprotein translocase subunit SecG, whose product MYTTLVLIEIIIAVLMIIVILMQNSKGGGLAAGMGGGNIGSVFGVRRASDFLSKSTTYLATTFIVLALLVNLFFLPGKGKTQESVIQSGQSTTVPAPQIPTQTQPQQANP is encoded by the coding sequence ATGTACACCACTTTAGTTCTCATTGAAATCATTATTGCAGTCCTTATGATCATCGTTATCCTTATGCAAAACAGCAAAGGGGGCGGACTTGCCGCAGGTATGGGAGGCGGAAATATCGGAAGTGTATTCGGCGTTCGTCGTGCATCAGATTTTCTCTCCAAATCCACAACCTATCTAGCAACAACATTTATCGTTCTTGCACTTTTGGTCAACTTGTTCTTTTTACCGGGTAAAGGAAAAACTCAGGAAAGCGTTATTCAAAGCGGACAGTCAACAACTGTTCCGGCACCGCAGATTCCGACACAAACTCAACCGCAACAAGCAAATCCCTGA
- the nth gene encoding endonuclease III → MKKRHNKESEEEKRDRVSVIAKILFAEYPNNQVALQYANPFQLLVAVILSAQCTDARVNIVTPQLFTRFSTPKEFATADIKELESLIHSTGFYHNKAKNIIGCAKALLEDHNGIVPETMEELFQLPGVGRKTANVVLGEAFGKIEGLVVDTHVIRLSNRLGLTKEQDAVKIEKDLMPLVQKKKWFHFSHSLILHGRKICSARKPLCVQCPFSQFCPSSSLK, encoded by the coding sequence GTGAAGAAGCGACACAATAAAGAATCTGAAGAGGAAAAACGGGATCGCGTATCTGTTATTGCCAAAATTCTTTTCGCAGAATATCCAAACAATCAAGTCGCTTTACAGTACGCAAATCCTTTCCAATTATTGGTTGCCGTCATTCTTTCCGCGCAATGCACGGATGCCAGAGTAAATATTGTCACACCGCAATTGTTTACCCGCTTTTCTACTCCCAAAGAATTCGCAACCGCAGACATCAAAGAATTGGAATCATTAATCCATTCCACAGGATTTTACCACAATAAGGCAAAAAATATTATTGGTTGTGCGAAAGCATTATTGGAAGACCACAATGGAATTGTTCCGGAGACGATGGAAGAACTGTTTCAGCTTCCAGGAGTAGGGAGGAAGACCGCCAATGTTGTTCTTGGTGAAGCATTTGGAAAAATTGAAGGGCTCGTTGTAGATACACATGTCATTCGGCTTTCAAACAGACTGGGACTCACAAAGGAACAGGATGCCGTTAAGATAGAAAAAGATTTAATGCCGCTCGTTCAAAAGAAAAAATGGTTCCATTTTTCTCATTCCTTAATCCTGCATGGAAGAAAAATTTGTTCTGCTCGAAAACCATTATGCGTTCAATGTCCTTTTTCTCAATTCTGTCCTTCATCTTCACTAAAATAG